The segment GCCGGTCATCGCTTCTGCCGTGATGCCGATGATATAGAGAACAGTAAGTAACATAGCCAGCTCCTGAATAACCGGCAGCAAGCATGAAGGATCGGCAGTAGTTTGACGACTGGAATTTTAAAAATATTACATGGATCTTGCGGCTTTCTGATTACAGGGGAGCGGAAGATTTTGATATCCGCGTAAATTTGCTGGCTGGGGTCACTCGCAAAGTCGCAACATATAAAACATGCGCTGGTGGAAGCCCCGCCAGCGCATGTTAACGGCATAGTGCATCAATCTCTACGAGATAAAACCGTGCCGACCCGCCGAATCAGTTTTTCTTCACGAACTCTGATTTAAGCTTCATCGGACCAAAACCATCGATCTTGCAGTCGATATTATGATCGCCTTCTACCAGACGGATGCTTTTGACCCGGGTGCCGATTTTTAGCGGCGTCGAGCTGCCTTTAACCTTCAGGTCTTTGATCACGGTGACGCTATCGCCATCGGCAAGCAGATTGCCGTTAGCGTCTTTAACGATCAGTGTGTCTTCAACCGCCGCATCTGCGGTTTCAGACCAGACGTGCCCGCACTCCGGGCAGTTGAGCATGGTGCCATCCTGCCAGGTGTATTCTGACTGGCACTTAGGGCAGGGAGGAAGAGTTTGCATGGTGAGCCTCAAAGTAATCCATAAAAAAACAGGGGGCATTTTAGCCGGAAGGCGGCGGTAAGCCTACAATAAAAATCCGGGGGGCTTATGAAGCTGGCTCGGGTGCTTTAAGATTATTGTCGTAATCCACAGGGGGATCTATGCAGAAGCTGAATATTTATGATGCAAAGACACATCTGTCCAGGCTGGTAGCGGATGTTGCAGCCACGTCGTGACAGCCTCCTGAGTATTTTGCTACTTCCGCATAGCTGGTGAAAGCCGTGGAGGAAGGGATGATGCTGTCTTTACGCGAGGGCGGGCATTATTTGTCTTTAAGTTTTATTATTTTCCCATCTTTTTCCATGCGATATTCGCCATCATTTACTGTAAATATAATGCCTCTGTTCTTACTGGAACTAATTGAAAAAACCCTATCTTTTTCAATGCAATTTACTGGCGGCTTCATATCAATAAAGCAAAGTCTGTCATATTTCCCTTCCTCCTTATATCCTTCACCAAACACCCAGAAGGTTACATAAAAGTAACCATTTGAATAAGATTTTGGAATGCCATATTTATCATTCAACATATCCTTATTTTTTAACCACCAGTTGATTTTTTCTTTATCTGTCAACGGGAACCTGGTAACCAGAACATCACTAAACCCGCTACTTCTGTGATGAACAGCGACAATCTCCACTGGGCGCAGAGACAACCAAAGCCAGTAGC is part of the Erwinia sp. HDF1-3R genome and harbors:
- a CDS encoding zinc ribbon domain-containing protein YjdM; protein product: MQTLPPCPKCQSEYTWQDGTMLNCPECGHVWSETADAAVEDTLIVKDANGNLLADGDSVTVIKDLKVKGSSTPLKIGTRVKSIRLVEGDHNIDCKIDGFGPMKLKSEFVKKN
- a CDS encoding DUF943 family protein, translated to MKVNNKKAILLLFLAVCVLPGYWLWLSLRPVEIVAVHHRSSGFSDVLVTRFPLTDKEKINWWLKNKDMLNDKYGIPKSYSNGYFYVTFWVFGEGYKEEGKYDRLCFIDMKPPVNCIEKDRVFSISSSKNRGIIFTVNDGEYRMEKDGKIIKLKDK